In Geotalea uraniireducens, the genomic window GAATACCGGGTGATCAAGGCGGTAATGAAAAACGATGCAAAGTTGGTCCTGGCCAACCTTCGCGGCGTTAAATTGGGGAAATTTGCCAACGGCAGCCTGGTTTACAAACCGGGAAGCGAACTTGCAGTAATCAATGCGTTGACCAAGATCATCATTGAGGAAGGGCTTGAGGACGCGGCATTTGTCGGGAGCAAGGTCGGCAACCTGGCGGAACTGAAAGGTGCCCTCGCGGCACTGTCGCTGGCCGATGCCGCGGCAGCGGCTGGGGTAACCGAGGTAGAACTGCGCGAGGCTGCGCGACTGCTTGGCGGTAAAGCAAGCGTGGCGGTGATTTTTGGTGCCGACCTGATGCGAAGCGACGCTGCGGCAGCAAAGGTCAAGGCGTTGACCAATCTTGCCTTGGTGCTCGGTGCAGTCGGCAAGGAGCAGGGGGGAGTGTTCCCGGTTTACGAGAAGACCAACATCCAAGGGGTGCTCGATATGGGCGTCGCTCCGGACGTCCTGCCGGGCGGCCAGGGGCGGGAGGCCTCCGCGGCTTTTGAGAAAGCCTGGGGCAGGAAATTGCCTGCCGATGCCGGCAAGGATTTCTGGGGGATTGTTGACGCCATTGAACAGGGGGCAATCAAGGCACTCTACCTGCTGGGGTGCGACCCGCTTGCGTCGTTCCCGGAGAGCGGGCGTATTGCCAAGGCGTTTGACAAGCTTGAGCTGCTGATCGTTCAGGATGCCTTTCCCGGCGAAGCTGCCCGGCGAGCCAATGTTCTCTTCCCGGCATCGGTGGCGGTGGAAAAGACGGGGACGTTTACGACCATCGACGGCCGGGTTCAGAAACTCGGTAAGGCGGCCAACCCTCCCGGTGATGCGCGGGAAGACTGGGATATTCTGACCGAGTTGTACAATAGGTTGACCGGTGAAAATCGCTTTTCGTCACCACAGGGGATCTTCAGCGAGATTACCGCGCTGGTGCCGCAATACGCGGGACTGGCTGATGGCTGCGGCGTGATCGCTCCTGTCCTGCGCGAGGGCAGCTTCACGCTTGCGCCGGTTACTACGGATGCTGCAGTTACAAGCGATTCCGCCTATCCCTACACCCTGTTGGCCGGGGCTATGCTCTATCACAGCGGGACAACCACTACCTGGTCGAAGAACAACCTCGATGTGGCACCGGAAGGGTATGTCGAGCTGTCGGCAGAAGATGCGGCGAAACTCGGTGTGAGTGATGGTGCCACCGTAAGGCTTACTTCGGCGGCGGGGAGCGTGGCTGGCAAGGTCCGAATCTCGAACCGGCTGCGGGCCGGGATGCTCTTTGCTCCCTATCATTTCCGGACGATGGGGGTGAACGGGGTGGTGACGCGGAGTTCCGGCTTGGTCAGGGTCAAGGTCGAGAAGGCCTAGCACGAAAGTCTTGAAACGTTAAAAAAAGCCCTGCCATCTCTCCGGCAGGGCTTTTTTTAACCGAAAATTTTTCTCAACAATCCTTTCTTTGTTGTTTCCTGCCGTTCTGCAAGGGTGCGAAGCCCTCGTCGGGCATTCATCTCTCGGGCATCGAGCCGGAGGGCCTTATGAAACTCCCCTTCGGCAAGACCGTCTTTCCCCTCGTCCAGCAACATCCAGCCGCGGAAAGCGTAAGCGTTGGCAGTCTTCTCCAGTTGTAGCGATTTGCCGAGGAGTCCCCGTGCCCTTTCTCGTGCCGCGGTGGAAAACCGGTGCGCCGGGTTCCGGTAGAGCGCCCAGGCGAGGAAGGCACAGTAGGAAGGATTGTTGGGGGCGAGGATAACAGCGTCCTGCAACGCCTTTTCGGCGCTGACGAAGTCATTCATTCCCAGGAATACTTTACCGGCCTGATACTGGATTTCTGCCTGCAACTTTTCGTCCTGCTTGCCATCAATCCCGCCGGTGTCGGTATGGAGAAGCTCGTCGTACCGCTCCTTGGTGACGACATTGGTTAACGTGTTGTAGGCATGCGCGTAGTTGGCCAGAATCTGGGCCGCTATGTTCTGGGCTGCTCCGGGGAGTCGGATGAACTGTTCGGGGGCATAATGCCGCGTTTTGGAAAAATAAGCAGTCTTGAGTGCAGGAAAACTGAATGACTTGGGCGTGAGATCAAACAATTGGTAGTAATTACGACCTTGCAAGGCGGACAAGTCGTCAGCCAACCGGCGAGCTGCTTCCCCTGATTGTGAGGAATTGTCCGGGACGAGCGGGGCCGTCGTATCGATAACAATTGGATTCTGCGACAGTTCGCTTACCAGATCGGCAAAGTCGACAACGTTGTCCGGTACGATCTCCGCCTCTTCGAGGAGCGGGGCATTAAAAAGGGTTTTTAGCGGGAAATCGGGGATGCCTTCGGTAACGGGCGTAGGGTAGAAATCGATCATCCTGAGGGCATAAAGGAAATTGAGGAACGAGGTTGCCTCGGAGCGCTCCGGGTGGTGCAGCAGGCCAGCAAGTGTTTTTCTGCCATCCAGCAGGGAGAGCAACTGGATTTCTTCGCTACGGAGCGCCAGCAGATTGATATGGCGGTAAAAAGACTGCGTTCGTGCCGGGTAGCGGTCGCGGTGGCGGGCAAAAAAAACTTTGGGGGCAAAGCCGGCGATCCCTGCTCGGGCTGCCTCGTAGAGCAATCGGGGGATGGCAACCGGAACACAGGGCAACTCGGCATCAGGCATACACTCGCGGAATCGGTAGCCGGTCGATAGCGGCAATGCCCGGGAGAGAGCGTTGGCCAAGAACAGCCGGGATTCTTCAACCAGTTCGTCGTAGGTGAGCATTCCGGCCTGAACGAGGAAAAGACGTTCGCCGCCATTCCTCAGAAAGGTGTTCAGGTCGTCGCGACCGAGCTTGCCATGGCCGAGCAGGTAATGGGCAAAATCACTTTTCCCCTTTGACAAGAAGGAGAGTGGCTCTCCCTTGAGAAAGGCCATGGGGCTACCGTCACCGATGGTCAGGATGCCGTTTTTTTTCCGTTCATAAATGTCGATGATCAAATCGCGCAGGCAGGAATGAGACGGAGGGGGGCTCGCTGCCAGGGCGCTCGTTACGGCCCGGTGAAAGTCCTGCGGGGTGAAGGGTTTTTCCAGGTAGTGAGTAACCCCGAGCTGCTGGGCCACGCGAATGTTACTGTCACCCTTGTAGATTCCCGAAATGACGATGGTCGGCAGCGGGCGGGCTGGGCGCGACTGGCGAAGCTTTTGTAATACAGTGATGCCGCTGACGACAGGCAGCTTGAGGTCCAGGATCAACAGGTCCACTGTTTCCCGGTCCAAGCAGCTAAGGGCTTCGTCCCCTGCAGCAACTCTCAGGACTGCATGGCCCTGAGCGATGAGGAATTTTTCCAGTACCCGGGACAGGCTTTCATTATCTTCGGCCAGCAAGATGCGGGCGGTCATTGCGTATCTCCGCAACGGTCGAAGCCGTCGTTCTGATGCCGTGGCTCGTTTTCAGATAAGTGCGGACGGCGTCGTTGTGCTCCGCAAGAGTGGTGGAAAAGTAGTGGGTGCCGTCGTTTTTGGCAACAAAGTAGAGATAGGGGGAGGTGGCCGGCGAAAGGGCGGCAGCAATCGCCGCGCTCCCAGGGTTGCCGATGGGGCCGGGAGGGAGGCCGTCGATCAGATAGGTATTGTAGGGCGTTTTGCGGAGGATATCCTGTTTGGTAACCGGCCCTGAAAATGCCCGTATTCCGTAGACAGCTGTCGGGTCGCTCTGTAGGCGCATCTTCTTGCGCAGCCGGTTATGAAAGACCGAGGAGATCAGGGCGCGTTCGCCGGGAACAACCGCCTCCTTTTCGATGAGCGAAGCAAGGGTTACCGCCTCGCGGGGCGACATGGCATGCTGCTTTGCCAGTACGGCGAATTTATCGGCGAACACCTTGTCGAACTGGGCAACCATCAGGCGGATCAGCGCCGCTTCGTCCATCTTCGCCGTAACCTGGTATGTGCTGGGGTAGAGATAACCCTCGACACTCGCGCCGCCAATCCCCAATTCGCGAAGCAGGGCCGGGTTCCGCGCCTGCTGGAGGAAACGGTGCCCATCGAGAATGTGGCGTTCATCCAGAAGTTCGGCGATCTGGTAGATGGAATATCCCTCGGGAAGGGTGAATTTCCGGGCATACACTTCGCCAGCCACCATCATCCGCAGTATCTCGCGGGGCGCCATGCCGTCGTTGAATCGATATTCGCCGGCCTGGAGCCGCTCCGTATCTCCCTTGAGGCGTGCCTGCAGGACGAACAGCCGGGCGCTGGAGACAATCCGCGCCCCCTCCAGGTCAGTGGCGATGTGCTTCAGGCTTGTCCCCTTGGAGAGGTCGAAAATTCTGACAGTACGGCCGGTGCCGGCCGGGCTGCCGACGAATACGAGGTAGCGAAGCACGGGGAGGATGACGAAGAGGAGAATGACGGCGGCGATCGTCAGAAATTTCTTGTGTTTAAGGTCGATATGCATGGGGGTGGTATGGGACTGTCGGGTCCGCAGCGGTCGATGCTGGTCAAAAGTCAGGAATCTTTTTTATTTAGGCCAGATTCTGTAGTTTGTCAATATTAAAAGATCTCTAATTGTTGCCGTCAGGCCTTGAACCGGTTTTCGGTGCCGGCTCGCAGTCGGTGGATATTTTCCCGGTGCTTGTAGATCACGAGGGCGGCAATGAAGAAGGTCATGGCGATGACGGGCGGTTTTTGCCCCATGGCGGCGATGATTACCGGCATGAGGGCCGCGGCAATAATCGACGCGAGCGATATATAGCGCCAGATGGCGACTACCACAACAAAGACCCCCAGTGCGGCAAGCACTGCCAGCGGGGCAATGCCGAGAAATACTCCCAGGGCTGTGGCCACGCCCTTTCCTCCCTTGAAGCCGAGGAAGACAGTATATACATGGCCGAGGAAGGCCGCCAGGCCGACCGCCACGATCCAGCTTTCCCCCACGTCAAGATAACGGGCAAGCAGCACCGGCAACAGCCCTTTCAGGCAGTCGCCCAGCAGGGTGGCGATCCCGATCCGCCGGCCAAGCGTACGGTAGACATTGGTGGCGCCGATATTGCCGCTGCCGGTGGCGCGGATATCGACGCCAAACGCTTTGCCAAGCAGCAAGCCGGTAGGAATTGAGCCGAACAGATAGGCTCCAATGATGAGACTGAACTGGATCAGCACAGAACGCTCCTCTTGTTCATTAAAATCAAGGCTATCCTACACCATTCGTTGAATGCCGACAAGCAGCACTCTCCCCTGGTTTCAGGGTCGTGATTTCCTGAAAGTGAAAATAGCAGCGGACAGCAATAGGAGATCGCGGAAGATGGCGGTCCACGCGGTAGTTTTTTGCCCTCCTTGGCGGAAACAGCCGCAATCGATGTCCAGACCACGGACGACGGTGGAGAAGAGAAACACGATGAAAATCATCGTCAGGAGTGCTGCCAAGGCTGCAGCGGTACGGCTCCGCCAGCCGACAATCAGCAGGGCGCCGCAGATCAGCTCTATCCAAGGGACAACGGCGGCAACCAGATAATTCCCGGCATAGGGGAAAATCTGATAGGCGGCAACGCTGCCGGCGAAGACGGTGGGATTGCTTGCCTTGGCGACTCCGGCGTAGAGAAAGACCCCGCCGAGAGCGATCCGCAGCAGAACCGTCAGCTGTTTCCTGCCCAGTTCCATCACTGCTCTCCTTTAGCAAGCGGATAGCCGGCGTCACGCCATTCGGGATATCCCCCCTCAAAGACGTACACCTGCCGAAAACCGGCCGCGATCAGTTTTTCGGCGAGCGCCATGCTGTCGTGGCAATCATAACCGTTGCAGTAAACGACCAGCATTCGGTCGCGCGGTATCGTTCGGGCAAAGGTGGCGAGCAGGGAGCCGGCCTCGCCGAGAGGGAGGGAGCGGGCGGCGCGAATGTGGCCGGCCCGGTAGGCGCTCCGATCCCGGGCGTCGATGATCAACGCCTCCCGGGAGTCGAACAGTTCCTTGACCTGCATCAGCCCGAGAGGGAGCGGCCCTGGTGTTGTCGGGACGGCCGGCGCAGTCTGGACCGTCGGTGCCGGTTGCTGTGCGCCGGTCTGTTCGCCCCGGTAGGCGTTGCGTAGCAAACGGTAATTCCAGAGGCAACCGATGATGGCGGCCAGGAGGACAATGACCGCGATCTCGTTGAACAGCTGTTTCCAGTTCGTTTTCATCGTTGGTCGTTATGCCTGCTTTCGCTGGTCGTAATGGATTACCATGGCTTTTTCCAAGGTAATCATGCCCCCGTTCATCATGTCATCGATCTGGGGCATGATGGCATCGAGCCGTTCCTGGGAGTCCACCACTTCGACAATGATCGGCAGATCGCTGGACAGGCGGAGCAGCTTGTCGGTGTGATAGACGCTGCTTGCGCCGAAGCCGGCAATTCCCCGCAACACGGTGGCCCCGGCGAATCCCTCCCGCCGGAACAGCTCGACCAGTGCTTCGTAGAGGGGGCGGTGCCCATGCTTGTCGCCCTCGCCGATGAAGATGCGCATCAGGATCTTTTCGCCGCTGAATTTGCCCATGGTGCTCCTCCTAGAGATGGCGTGCCGCCATGATGCCGCCCCAGGTACAGATCAGGCAGACCATGACACTGACGAGGATGTTGAGCGAAGCGATCAGGAGCTCGCCGTCTTCGAGCAGCCTGAAGGTTTCGTAGCTGAACGTGGAGAAGGTGGTAAGGCCGCCAAGGAAGCCGATGGTCAGGCCGACGCGAAGCTCCTGCGGAATGAAGGTGCTGCGCAGCCCGAGTTCCATGATGAACCCGATCAGAAATGCGCCGGTGATGTTGACGGCAAAGGTGCCGTAGGGGAAGTTTTTACCGAAGAGCTGGTAGATCCAGCCGGCGGCGAAATAACGGGTCAGGCAGCCGAGGGCGCCGCAGATGGCTATGGAGAGTATGGTTAGCATAAAGGGTTTCGCTGCCGGCTAAAGGCCGCTGACAATTTTCCAGCCGCCTGTTTCGCGGCGAAGACGGATCGTTTCTTCACCGGCCAGCTCCAGAGGGGTTCCCTTCAGGGGGATCTTCATCGCATAGCGTCCTTCGACGGTCGCGGTGTCGCCCTTGACGGTGATGGTGCGGCTGAGAGAGCGGTAGGAAACGGGGCCGATCCGTTGCAGCGTCTTCGCCAGCTCGGCGCGCTTGCCGGCGGCATCGGTCTTGTCGTCCCGGTAGGCCGGGGAAATCAGGGTGGCGTAAAGTGAGCTATCCCCCTTGGCTAAAGCCTGTTCCCGTTTCTGTAGTACGTCGTCAATGGCGCGTTTGTCGGCGCTGCACCCCATCAGGGCAAATAGCAGCAGCAGGATGAGCGGCCGCATCAGAAGTTCTTGTCGAGGAATTGCCGGGCCTCGTTCACGTACTTGCTGGAACGGTATTCGTTGAACAGCCGTTGGAATTCTTCCCGTCCCTTGTTCTTGTCCCCCGAGAGAATGTAAGCCTTGCCGAGGTAGAAGAGGGTTTCGTCATGGTAGGGCGAGCCGGGAAACTTCTTCAGGGCGTCTTCCAGCCGACCGATGGCGGCAGCGTACTTGTCGGTGCGAAGGTAGAACCTGCCGATGTAAATCTGGTAGCGCACCTGGTACATCCGGCAGGCTTCCAGCTTGTTCCGGGCTTCGCCGGCGTATTCGGACCGGGGATAGAGCCGGAGGAACGTTTCGAAGAGCGTGGCGGCATTGTTTATCGGTGTTTGGTCGGTGTCGAAGCCGTTGATCTGCATGAAATTGCTGAGTCCCTGGCGGTAGAGGGCGTAGGCGGACTCTTCGTGGTTGGGATGAAGTTTGCGGAAGTCCTCGTAGGAGGCCGCAGCTTCAATGTAATTACCGTTCGCGAACTGGGCGTCGGCAATCTTCAGTTCGGCCCGCGCCGTCATTTCGGGAGAGATGTAGCTTTCCTTCACCCTGCGCCATTGGGCGATGGCATCTTCGTAGCGGTGGGAGTTGAAATAATCTTCCGCCTCCTTGGCCATGTTGTCAGGGGTTCGGCTGACCGGAGCACTGCTGGTGGCGCAGCCGCCTATCAGCAGCAGGAAAAAGGTGAGTAACAGAGCAAGACGACGGGTCATGATTGCCTCGCGTAGCTGGGAATAATAGCAAAACCTTAGAGGAAAAGGTCCCTTGCTGTCAATGCAAAGTTGCCGCCTGGCGGCTCCCGTGTGGTGTCGGGGCGTACAAACAAAAAGGGCACTCCTTGTGGCAGTGCCCTTCTCTTTGGGGAAAGCGAGCAGGTTTCGCTATTTACGTTTGCGCTTCGTCGGGTCGAGCTCTTTCTTGCGGAGCCTGATCGAGGCCGGCGTTACTTCAACTAACTCGTCGTCGTCGATGAATTCCAGTGCCTGCTCGAGAGTCAAGAGCCGCGGAGGCGTCAGCTTGATGGCATCATCCGAGCCCGAGGCGCGGACGTTGGTCAACTTCTTCCCTTTGCAGGGGTTCACGTCGAGGTCGTTGTCCTTGGCGTGCTGGCCGATGATCATTCCACCGTACACCTCGACGCCGGCACCGATGAAGAGGATGCCGCGGGGCTGCAGGGCGTCGAGGGAGTAGGCAGTCGTTTCGCCATGCTCCATGGCGATCAGCACGCCGTTCTTCCGCCCGGGAATCTCACCCTTGAACGGGGCATAGTCATGGAAGGTGTGGGTTACCACCGCCGTGCCGCGGGTTTCGGTCAGCAGTTCGCCGCGGAGGCCGATCAGCCCGCGGGCCGGGATGACGAATTCGAGGCGGATGGTTTCGCCCATCGGCTGCATGGAGGACATCTCCCCCTTGCGCGGCCCCATCTTTTCGATGATCGCGCCTTGGTATTCGCTTGGCACATCGACCACCAGGTATTCCATTGGCTCCAGCTTCTTCCCGTCAACCTCGCGCATGATCACTTCCGGCTTGGAGACGGCCATTTCGAACCCTTCGCGACGCATGTTCTCGATCAGGATGGAGAGATGCAATTCGCCGCGGCCGGAGACCTTGAAGGTGTCGGGATTGGCGGTGTCCTCCACTCGGAGCGAGACGTTGGTGCGGAGCTCTTTTTCCAGCCGCTCGCGGATGTTGCGCGAGGTAACGAATTTACCTTCCCGACCGGCGAAGGGGGAGTTGTTGACGATGAAGTTCATCGAGATGGTCGGTTCGTCGATGGAGACGTAAGGAAGGGCTGCCGGCGCCTCTACCGAAGCCAGGGTTTCACCGATTCCCACCTCCTCGAAACCGGCGATAGTGACGATGTCACCGGTGCAGGCCTCGGAGATTTCCACCTGCTTCAACCCCTCGTAACCGAGCAGCTTGCTGATGCGGCCGCGGACCACGCTACCGTCGCGTTTGACCATCGCCAGGGTTTCACCGGCCTTGACGCTGCCGTTGAAGATTTTGCCGGTGGCGATCCGGCCGATATAGTCGTTGTAATCGATGTTGGTAACCAGCAGTTGGAACGGCGCGTTCGGGTCGCCCTGGGGAGGATGGACGTTCGATTCGATCACCGCGAAGAGCGGCTCCATGGTGGTGGAAGCGGCTTTCTGGTCGAGCATGGCGTAACCGAGCTTGGCGCTGGTATAAACGATCGGGAAGTCGAGCTGTTCATCGTTGGCGTTCAGTTCGCAGAACAGGTCGAAGACCATGTCGACTACCTCGTCGGGGCGGGCGCCGGGGCGGTCGATCTTGTTGATGACGACGATCGGCTTCAGACCGAGGTCGAGGGATTTCTTGAGGACGAAGCGGGTCTGCGGCATCGGCCCGTCAAGGGCGTCGACCAGCAAAAGCACCGAGTCCACCATTTTGAGGACCCGTTCCACTTCCCCGCCGAAATCGGCATGGCCGGGGGTGTCGACGATATTGATCTTGTAACGCCCGTGATGCACCGACAGGTTTTTCGAGAGAATGGTGATCCCCCGTTCTTTTTCCAGGTCGTTGGAATCCATCACCCGTTCGGTGATGGCCTCGTTTTCCCGGAAGACGCCGGCGTGGCGCAGCATTGCGTCTACGAGGGTCGTTTTGCCATGGTCGACGTGGGCGATGATGGCGATGTTCCTGATTCTTTCCTGCATGATTTCTGACTCCTGACTATGGTAAAGAGGCATAGGCGTGCCTGTGCGGGATACGGCAAACCGCGGACAAAATAAAAAGACGAGCGGCTGCCCGTCTTCGAAAACTTTTCTACTATGCCAACATTCCTGCTAAAAAACAAGATAAATTTCGGGCAACTGCCGCGGCTTGAATTGTCGGATGGTGGCATGTATATTGCTGGATGGAAAATGCGGCGACCAGCTGAGCCAGAATTGAATGCGGGGTGCGTTATGAAGCTGTTCAAAGATTTTCTGCAGACCCTCAGCCGGGGGCTGTTCTGCGAGGACCGTCCGATCATGGTATTCATGGGGGCGGTGCTGCTTCTCTCCCTGGTGTTGATTGCCTACAGTTTTGCCCGCTAGGAGTGCCGCTATGATGACGGTTAATCGTCAGTGGCTGAACATCCTGCTTTTGGGGGCCATCGCCTTTACGTCAGTGACGGCGGCGGCTAGCACCGAGCGCCGCTGGCCGGTGGATGGCGGCTCCATCACTTCCGGTATCGGCTGGCGTCCCGACCCCTTCGGCAGCGGCCGGATGGTTTACCATCACGGGGTGGATATTGCCGTCCCTGAAGGGACCCCGGTCCATCCCACCCAGATCGGCACGGTGATCTTTGCCGGGCCATACAAGGGGTACGGCAATCTGGTGGTGATCGATCATGGCAACGGCTACGAAACCATCTATGGCCACAATTCGTCACTGCTGGTCAAACCGGGGGACCGTGTCGACCAGCAGACGGTCATCGCCCTTTCCGGCAATACCGGCCATTCCACCGGCCCCCACGTCCATTACGAAGTGCGGCAGTTTCCCGTTTCCGCCAAGGAGCGCCGCGAAGCGCAGGCCAAGCTCGAGGCGAGCCTGAAAGAGGCGATCATGCGCAATTTTGCCTCTTGGACTGCCGACCGCAACGCGGCGCAAGGCGGGGGACAGTCGGCAATCGAGCTGGCGCTGCCGGATGACGATGGACTCTAGCTCGGGCTAGAACCGTTTCCGGTATTTGACCAACAGCCGCAGACAGATCACTCCGCCGGTGGCCATGACCGCGACGAGCGGCCGGGAAACCGGTCGCCCGATTCCCCCGATATACAGCGGATAGAGAAAGGCCCCGGTCAACAGGGTCACCGCCAGCAGTGACAGCAGTGCCTTCATCAGTCGATCAGTTTGTACAGGGCGGAAAAGTCCTCGTCACCGTAGCCGGCCGCCCGGCCCCCCTTGAAGAGTTCGTTGGTCGCCGCGGCGGCGGCAAGCGGCTGGCCGAGCCGATCACCCAGGCCGATCGCCAGGCGCAAGTCCTTCTGCATATGCTTCAGCGGGAACGCCGGGGTGAAAATCCCTTGGGCGATCAGTCCCCCTTTCAGGGCAAACATCGGGCTGGCGATCGCCCCGGCGGCGATGACGTCGAGGATGTCGGCCGTCGCCAGGCCGGCCTTGCCGCCAAGGGCGAGCCCTTCGCAGAAGGCGGCCATCATCCCCCCCATCACCATGTTCACCACGATCTTCATCTCCGCCCCTTTCCCCACGTCACCCAGGTGAAGAATCTTCTTCCCCATCGCTTCCAGCCCCGGGAGGGCTTCGTCGTAGAGGGTCCGGTCGCCGGCGGCGAGGATGATCAAGGTGCCGTCCTCCGCCGGTTTCTTGCTCCCCGAGACTGGCGCCTCCAGGAACCGCCCGCCTTTGGCGACCACCGCAAAACCGATCTTCTGCGAAGTCGCCGGGTCTACGGTGGACATGTCCACGTAGCCGCGGCCGTCGCCGATCCCTTCGAGGATGCCGTGCCGGCCGAAACAGACTTCCTCGGCCGCTGCCGGGTCCGCCAGCATGGCAAAGGTGATCGGGCAGCTTGCCGCGACGGCGGCGGGGGTCTCCGCCCGAGTGGCGCCAAGGGCGACCAGGTCCTCGGTCTTTTCCGGCGAGCGGTTCCAGACCGTAACCTGGCAGCCGGCCTTGAGGAGATTCTTCGCCATGGCGCTCCCCATGATTCCCAGTCCGATGAAGCCGAATTTATGCATGGTTCTCTCCTTTATGCAGGTTTGACGGTGACAGCTGGTTCGACGAGCCGGGCCCATTGCCACTGGCGCACCGAATTGATCAGGAACAGCTCGGTTGCTGCGGCCAATTCCCGGCCGGTGATCACCCGTTCGCGAATCGTCCCGGCGGTGAGCAGCTCTTCGCGAAAG contains:
- a CDS encoding DUF190 domain-containing protein, giving the protein MGKFSGEKILMRIFIGEGDKHGHRPLYEALVELFRREGFAGATVLRGIAGFGASSVYHTDKLLRLSSDLPIIVEVVDSQERLDAIMPQIDDMMNGGMITLEKAMVIHYDQRKQA
- a CDS encoding rhodanese-like domain-containing protein, coding for MKTNWKQLFNEIAVIVLLAAIIGCLWNYRLLRNAYRGEQTGAQQPAPTVQTAPAVPTTPGPLPLGLMQVKELFDSREALIIDARDRSAYRAGHIRAARSLPLGEAGSLLATFARTIPRDRMLVVYCNGYDCHDSMALAEKLIAAGFRQVYVFEGGYPEWRDAGYPLAKGEQ
- a CDS encoding YybH family protein, coding for MRPLILLLLFALMGCSADKRAIDDVLQKREQALAKGDSSLYATLISPAYRDDKTDAAGKRAELAKTLQRIGPVSYRSLSRTITVKGDTATVEGRYAMKIPLKGTPLELAGEETIRLRRETGGWKIVSGL
- a CDS encoding response regulator; this translates as MTARILLAEDNESLSRVLEKFLIAQGHAVLRVAAGDEALSCLDRETVDLLILDLKLPVVSGITVLQKLRQSRPARPLPTIVISGIYKGDSNIRVAQQLGVTHYLEKPFTPQDFHRAVTSALAASPPPSHSCLRDLIIDIYERKKNGILTIGDGSPMAFLKGEPLSFLSKGKSDFAHYLLGHGKLGRDDLNTFLRNGGERLFLVQAGMLTYDELVEESRLFLANALSRALPLSTGYRFRECMPDAELPCVPVAIPRLLYEAARAGIAGFAPKVFFARHRDRYPARTQSFYRHINLLALRSEEIQLLSLLDGRKTLAGLLHHPERSEATSFLNFLYALRMIDFYPTPVTEGIPDFPLKTLFNAPLLEEAEIVPDNVVDFADLVSELSQNPIVIDTTAPLVPDNSSQSGEAARRLADDLSALQGRNYYQLFDLTPKSFSFPALKTAYFSKTRHYAPEQFIRLPGAAQNIAAQILANYAHAYNTLTNVVTKERYDELLHTDTGGIDGKQDEKLQAEIQYQAGKVFLGMNDFVSAEKALQDAVILAPNNPSYCAFLAWALYRNPAHRFSTAARERARGLLGKSLQLEKTANAYAFRGWMLLDEGKDGLAEGEFHKALRLDAREMNARRGLRTLAERQETTKKGLLRKIFG
- a CDS encoding MauE/DoxX family redox-associated membrane protein, which codes for MELGRKQLTVLLRIALGGVFLYAGVAKASNPTVFAGSVAAYQIFPYAGNYLVAAVVPWIELICGALLIVGWRSRTAAALAALLTMIFIVFLFSTVVRGLDIDCGCFRQGGQKTTAWTAIFRDLLLLSAAIFTFRKSRP
- the plsY gene encoding glycerol-3-phosphate 1-O-acyltransferase PlsY; translated protein: MLIQFSLIIGAYLFGSIPTGLLLGKAFGVDIRATGSGNIGATNVYRTLGRRIGIATLLGDCLKGLLPVLLARYLDVGESWIVAVGLAAFLGHVYTVFLGFKGGKGVATALGVFLGIAPLAVLAALGVFVVVVAIWRYISLASIIAAALMPVIIAAMGQKPPVIAMTFFIAALVIYKHRENIHRLRAGTENRFKA
- the crcB gene encoding fluoride efflux transporter CrcB, which codes for MLTILSIAICGALGCLTRYFAAGWIYQLFGKNFPYGTFAVNITGAFLIGFIMELGLRSTFIPQELRVGLTIGFLGGLTTFSTFSYETFRLLEDGELLIASLNILVSVMVCLICTWGGIMAARHL
- the mltG gene encoding endolytic transglycosylase MltG, with protein sequence MHIDLKHKKFLTIAAVILLFVILPVLRYLVFVGSPAGTGRTVRIFDLSKGTSLKHIATDLEGARIVSSARLFVLQARLKGDTERLQAGEYRFNDGMAPREILRMMVAGEVYARKFTLPEGYSIYQIAELLDERHILDGHRFLQQARNPALLRELGIGGASVEGYLYPSTYQVTAKMDEAALIRLMVAQFDKVFADKFAVLAKQHAMSPREAVTLASLIEKEAVVPGERALISSVFHNRLRKKMRLQSDPTAVYGIRAFSGPVTKQDILRKTPYNTYLIDGLPPGPIGNPGSAAIAAALSPATSPYLYFVAKNDGTHYFSTTLAEHNDAVRTYLKTSHGIRTTASTVAEIRNDRPHLAGRR
- a CDS encoding molybdopterin-dependent oxidoreductase, which translates into the protein MVSLTIDGKDITVAKETTILDAAAQLGIKIPTLCWLKKVSPTGACRVCAVEIEGVDRPMTACNTPVKEGIKVTTQSEKLVKIRQKIVELLLVNHPLDCPVCDAGGECDLQNSCYENGAVRQEYSAVLERRQIRYDWPLIESDPNRCILCEKCVKVDHEVVGCDAIAVVNRGEATVIDTIDGKPLNCEFCGNCVGVCPTGTLISKPFKFRGRPWAFTVTESVCAFCSTGCQIEYHSRNGRVERVTSEDETFNSGNLCINGRFGYSYANAPERLMAPAVGGSACDWNAAMGAAATGLKEVIAKYGPAAVAGMGSPRLTNEENYLFQKLFRGAIGSNNIDSEARLGYATARKALQEMLGLVGASASISAIDKAAAVLVFGCDLNAEATGMEYRVIKAVMKNDAKLVLANLRGVKLGKFANGSLVYKPGSELAVINALTKIIIEEGLEDAAFVGSKVGNLAELKGALAALSLADAAAAAGVTEVELREAARLLGGKASVAVIFGADLMRSDAAAAKVKALTNLALVLGAVGKEQGGVFPVYEKTNIQGVLDMGVAPDVLPGGQGREASAAFEKAWGRKLPADAGKDFWGIVDAIEQGAIKALYLLGCDPLASFPESGRIAKAFDKLELLIVQDAFPGEAARRANVLFPASVAVEKTGTFTTIDGRVQKLGKAANPPGDAREDWDILTELYNRLTGENRFSSPQGIFSEITALVPQYAGLADGCGVIAPVLREGSFTLAPVTTDAAVTSDSAYPYTLLAGAMLYHSGTTTTWSKNNLDVAPEGYVELSAEDAAKLGVSDGATVRLTSAAGSVAGKVRISNRLRAGMLFAPYHFRTMGVNGVVTRSSGLVRVKVEKA
- a CDS encoding outer membrane protein assembly factor BamD, with the translated sequence MTRRLALLLTFFLLLIGGCATSSAPVSRTPDNMAKEAEDYFNSHRYEDAIAQWRRVKESYISPEMTARAELKIADAQFANGNYIEAAASYEDFRKLHPNHEESAYALYRQGLSNFMQINGFDTDQTPINNAATLFETFLRLYPRSEYAGEARNKLEACRMYQVRYQIYIGRFYLRTDKYAAAIGRLEDALKKFPGSPYHDETLFYLGKAYILSGDKNKGREEFQRLFNEYRSSKYVNEARQFLDKNF